A window of Tautonia plasticadhaerens contains these coding sequences:
- a CDS encoding NADH:flavin oxidoreductase/NADH oxidase, translated as MTADDAHRDDLPGQAHGCIADADHDREVPEIDLLSPLAIRGVTLRNRIVMSPMCQYSAEDGLANDWHLVHLGSRAAGGTALIIVEATAVTPEGRISPADMGLWGEQHVEPLARIARFVRSQGAVAGIQLAHAGRKASCEPPWLGGASITSAEAGGWEVVGPSPIPFRDGDPVPVPLDEPGIEAVIDAFEAACRRALEAGFQVVELHAAHGYLLHEFLSPLSNQRTDRYGGSLDNRMRLVLRVAERLRGVMPPELPLFVRISATDWVEGGWDIEQSVVLARHLKGLGVDLIDVSSGALVPKATIPVSRGYQVPFARRIRDGAGIMTGAVGMITEPGHANEVITAGDADLAFIGRELLREPYWAIRAQHELDGEPSWPIPYGYAVKRRAR; from the coding sequence CCCACGGCTGCATCGCCGACGCCGACCACGACCGAGAGGTCCCCGAGATCGACCTGCTCAGCCCCCTGGCGATCCGGGGCGTGACCCTGCGTAACCGCATCGTCATGTCCCCGATGTGCCAGTATTCCGCCGAGGACGGCCTGGCCAACGACTGGCACCTGGTCCACCTCGGCAGCCGAGCCGCCGGGGGCACGGCCCTGATCATCGTTGAGGCCACCGCCGTCACCCCCGAGGGCCGCATCTCGCCCGCCGACATGGGCCTCTGGGGCGAGCAGCACGTCGAGCCGCTGGCCCGCATCGCCCGCTTCGTCCGGTCACAGGGGGCCGTCGCCGGCATCCAACTGGCCCACGCCGGTCGCAAGGCCAGTTGCGAGCCCCCCTGGCTGGGCGGGGCCAGCATCACCTCGGCCGAGGCCGGCGGCTGGGAGGTCGTCGGCCCGAGCCCGATCCCCTTCCGGGACGGCGACCCGGTGCCCGTGCCGCTGGACGAGCCGGGCATCGAGGCGGTCATCGACGCCTTCGAGGCCGCCTGCCGGCGGGCGCTGGAGGCGGGCTTCCAGGTCGTCGAACTCCACGCCGCCCACGGCTACCTGCTGCACGAGTTCCTCTCCCCCCTGAGCAATCAGCGGACGGACCGCTACGGGGGTAGCTTGGACAACCGGATGCGGCTGGTCCTGCGGGTCGCCGAGCGGCTGCGGGGGGTGATGCCGCCGGAGTTGCCGCTGTTCGTCCGCATCTCGGCGACCGACTGGGTGGAGGGCGGCTGGGACATCGAGCAGTCGGTCGTCCTGGCGCGGCACCTAAAGGGGCTGGGGGTGGACCTGATCGACGTGTCCTCCGGCGCCCTGGTGCCCAAGGCGACGATCCCGGTGTCCCGGGGCTATCAGGTGCCCTTCGCCCGCCGGATCAGGGACGGGGCGGGGATCATGACCGGGGCGGTGGGGATGATCACCGAGCCGGGGCACGCCAACGAGGTCATCACCGCCGGGGACGCTGACCTGGCGTTCATCGGGCGGGAGTTGCTGCGGGAGCCGTACTGGGCGATCAGGGCCCAGCACGAACTGGACGGCGAGCCGTCCTGGCCGATCCCGTATGGCTATGCCGTCAAGCGTCGGGCGCGGTGA
- a CDS encoding alpha/beta hydrolase, giving the protein MWCHRRTRAVLLRLSCLLALAVSVMPALPCRAAQEPDFTRQEDVIYGRKDGTALTLDVFAPKDESNGAGIVLVVSGGFFSSHEAINPGFVQPFLDRGYTVFAVVHGSQPRYTVPEIVEDMNRAVRFIRHHAADYGIDPDRIGVTGASAGGHLSLMLGTDGDQGDPDARDPVDRESSQVQAVACFFPPTDFLNFGGSGQEKLHARDHQKPFRPAFDYYERDEETNLLEPITDEDRLREITADISPVTHVSPDDPPTLIIHGDRDELVPLQQSEVMVEAMEGAGVEAKLVVKEGAGHGWPTITEDLETFADWFDEHLAAPEGERQ; this is encoded by the coding sequence ATGTGGTGTCATCGCCGTACGCGTGCGGTCCTCCTTCGCCTGTCCTGCCTGCTGGCGCTGGCCGTGTCCGTCATGCCGGCTCTGCCATGCCGGGCCGCCCAAGAGCCCGACTTCACCCGCCAGGAGGACGTGATCTACGGGCGGAAGGACGGAACCGCCCTGACGTTGGATGTGTTTGCACCAAAGGATGAATCCAACGGGGCGGGGATCGTCCTGGTCGTCAGCGGCGGCTTCTTCTCGTCGCACGAGGCGATCAACCCCGGCTTCGTGCAGCCGTTCCTCGACCGGGGCTACACCGTGTTCGCCGTCGTCCACGGCAGCCAGCCGCGCTACACCGTCCCCGAGATCGTCGAGGACATGAATCGGGCCGTCCGCTTCATCCGACACCACGCCGCCGACTACGGGATCGACCCCGACCGAATCGGGGTCACCGGGGCCTCGGCGGGGGGCCACCTCTCGCTGATGCTGGGGACCGACGGCGACCAAGGCGACCCGGACGCCCGAGACCCGGTGGACCGGGAGTCGAGCCAGGTGCAGGCGGTGGCCTGCTTCTTCCCGCCCACCGACTTCCTCAACTTCGGGGGGTCGGGCCAGGAGAAGCTCCACGCCCGGGACCACCAGAAGCCGTTCCGGCCCGCCTTCGACTACTACGAGCGGGACGAGGAGACCAACCTGCTGGAGCCGATCACGGACGAGGACCGGCTGCGGGAGATCACCGCCGATATCTCGCCAGTCACCCACGTCAGCCCGGACGACCCGCCGACCCTGATCATCCACGGCGACCGGGACGAACTGGTCCCCTTGCAGCAGTCCGAGGTCATGGTCGAGGCGATGGAGGGGGCCGGCGTCGAGGCGAAGCTGGTGGTCAAGGAGGGGGCCGGGCACGGCTGGCCCACGATCACCGAGGACCTGGAGACCTTCGCCGACTGGTTCGACGAACATCTGGCGGCACCGGAGGGCGAACGCCAATGA